Genomic segment of Pseudanabaena sp. BC1403:
TGATATGGCTTTATATCGTCAAAGCCGTGTAGCTCTTGATGCTAACGAGAAAAAAGCCAAAGGTGGTGCATTTTTTAATGTTGAGGCTCTGCCTGAAGGCACTATCTTAACTTTTCCAACGGCAATCAAGAATAAAGGCAAAGATGATAACTCTTGGCAAGAGTACATTGTCGATGCAGATATCGAGAAAACTAAAGAACTTTATTTTGGTGGTCTAGAATCGATTGGATTTGGGCGCACTAATGTCACTCTATATGAAGGATTGAACTAGGAGTAAAACATGACTACAACAAATAAACAAGATGCTGGTTGGTATCCCTACAATCTCGATCATCATGCTCAAGCATTGGTAATCAAACATCGTGATGAAAAGGATGTTTTGATTGAATCTCATAAAATGAGAATGGCTGTTGCCTATGGGCTAGAGCGTTTTTGGGGAGAGCATCTCAGATTTGAGCGCGAAAAAAAGGAGGAGAGCAAAAATAAAGGTAAGTACTGGAGAGATGTTTGGCAGATTTTAGGCAAGATCCTTGAGGAGTCAGACATTACGCTTCCAGATGCAGATACTAAAGTCAAGTTTGATGACACAACTAAAATTGGTGAGACAAGCTCTGCAATCTGGAAAATGTCTGCTGAGACTCCTGATGATTATCGTATTGCATTAACTGTTTTGACACAGCTTTGCGATTCACTTGTTTGGTGGACTCAAAGATATAGAAAAAAAGATAAAAAAGTAAAAGGAGAGGAGGATTAAAATATATGTCTTTTTCTAAAGCGTTTGAGAGAGTAGGAATACAGTCTTCAAAATCTAAAGCATCTACTAAGTTGGAGATTAATCCTGAAGAAGTGCCAATGATGTATCGCGCCCAAGTCAGTGGGCGTTGCAGTTTACAGTTTGCTGGTAATAATCAAGATCTTGAGGATTGGCGCAAGGAGTGGGTTGATCCTAAATTAGACAACGATCCACAGCCACGTTATCAGCGAAAAGAGCCTAAACTAGGTTTAGATGGCTCCATCTATCGAATTAAGATCGAGTTTCCATTTAGATTGTCAAGTAATTGTGGTCAAGATAGTATTCTGCGCCCAATTATGGGTAAAAATGGAATCCCCTATCTTTCGGGAAGTAGTGTTAAAGGTCTATTTCGCCGTGCTTGTAAAGATAGTCCAAATAAACTTAGACTTTATTGCGGAGATGATGACAATTTGACACCAAGTACTCTTGGCTTTAGGTTTCATGGTGCTTATCCTATTGGTGATTGGTCAGGAATGCGAAAAGTAAGGGTTAGAAAACGAGGCGAGATGATTATGGAAACTCGCTATCGAATGCTTGATGTGATTCATCCACAACAGTTACGGCAGGTAGGAGAAAAGGATAGCTCACCTAATGCCTTTGCCATGGTGAGTCTTTTTCAACCAACTATGGTATTCGAGTTTAGTAGTGCAGATCCTAAAAACACTAACTGGCAAGAAGTGGAAAATATTTTCTTGCAAGCAATTCAGTTAGGTGTAGGCGGTAAAACTAGTACTGGCTATGGCTTAGGTGGGCATTTAGTTGATCGCCCTTCCGAAATTCCGAAATACCCAATTACTGTTGCTTTTAAGGGACGTGGTGTTAGCCCAACTCTACGCAGTGATGAACCTGAGTTTCGTCCAAATCTATTCAAGGCAACTTTGCGTGGTCATGTCAAAAGACTATTAGCTGGTGTAACGCAGGCTGGTAAAGACATTGAAGATCGATTGTTTGGTAGTTCTTCTGATCCCAGTCAACTACAAATTTTTTGGCAAGAAACAGCTATAAAGTATGACGAGATCAAAAAACCTGCTACATTCTCGACTGAAGGTATTTTACATATTGATATCAAAAGACAAGAAAGCGATGATATTAAAAAGCAATTAGAATTTGATGCTCAAAGAGAAAGCGATCTAAGGTTTATTGAACAAGTACTCATGTTTGCCTTTGTTATGGGTGGTTTTGGTAAATCATGGCGTAGAGTCTCCCATGAAATATTTTATAAAGATTATGTGAGTAAAAAATTTGAGATTGGTTGTCATTGGGAATTAGCTAGTACAGATTTAAAGTGGTTAGCCATCAAGTCTATTGATGATCTCAAGCAATTCATTGAAGGTTTGTACACCGTATGTAGAGATCGCTTTAGCTCTCAATCGTCAAGTTGTCAAACATGGCGTGAAGCTTGGAATCCTAATTGTGTTACGGTTTATGCCTCAATAACTAGAGAAAGTAATGTGGTTCGGCTTTTTCACGATGAAATCTTCAAGAAAACGCCAGCGATTGGTGGAAGAACTATTGTGAAAAAATTCAATCGTAAGACTCAAGAGGAGGAAGATAAAGAACAACTTGGGTTTAGCAATGTATGGCATCGAATGTTGCCAATTGGAAATAATCAGTATTTAGAGATTGTAACTGTGTTTCATAGCGATCGCTCTAAATGGAAGCATAGGGATGAAGGGGATCAACTCAAACCATTTCTTGATGCAATAGCTGCCAAAGGCATGAAATATGTTTGGGGCAATCAAAATCCTTTGCAAAATTCGTCCAAGAGCTTGCCTTCTATTCCAACTCCTTCAAAGACTCAATTGCCATTGTCTAATAAACCGATACTAAAACCTAAACCACCCATACAATAAAGTGCTTGGTTCTCGTTAAATACTCGATGATTATTGGTAAACTGATAAGAGATTAAAACATGAACACGGTTTGGATTTTGACAATAGGTAACAGTGATGTTGCCATGACTTCAAAAGATGATTGGGAAGATTTAAGAAGAGAGAAAAGACTTGGGCAAGTTTACCATAAGTTTAAAGTGACTGAGCTATCGAAAAACACAGATGGTGAGACTCTATATTCCTTATCTGCTAGAGTCTTAGGGGATTTATATGAAGATGTCTTAGATAATGATGAGTATTGGGAAACTCTTAGATTTCCTCTATTAAAAGGTTTTGTTGCGAAATTAAAAGGAACACCTAAAGAGCTAAATAGAATAATTATTTTGTTAACTAATCAGGAAGATATTTTTAAGGTCAATAATCGTTCAAGTTCAAGTCCATTTTGGCAAGATACTTGTAAGCTTGAGTCCATTTTAAAGAAATATTTTGCAAGGGAATTTAGTGATGATTTTGTCAACAGTAAGGTCGAGTTTTCTTATTTAAAACCTCTAAAGGAAGAGGAAGGTTTAGATGATTGGGATGCAACTCTGAAGCTAATGCAAGCAGAGTTTATGAAATGGGAAAACAACAGTTGGATCACGCAAAACGATCTCGTAATTGTTAGTCATCAGGCGGGGACTCCTGCGATTTCTTCGGCGGTGCAGTTAACTTGTTTGATTCGCTTTGGTAAAGAGGTGGAATTTCTAGTTAGTAGTGAGTTAAATCCAGATAGAACTGAGCTTTTAAGCGGTTCATCTTATTTTAAGACGTTGCAATTTAAGAAATTAAAGGATTTACTGGATCGACATGACTATTCAGAAATTGCTAGTGTTTTAGAAAATATTTATTTAGAAGATTCTGGTGAAAAGCAAAGATTGAATCATTTACTCGATTTAGCTAAACTCTGGAATAATGCCGAATTTGAAGAGTTTGCAAGCAAAATGGGTGAGCCTGCTACTAGTCGAGCTAGGGAATGGTGGTGGTCGGCTTATGAGTCTGCTTATTTAGGGGTGGTGCGATTGAAACAGGGTAATACGGTTGAAGCCATTTTTCATAGCTTTCGAGCCGTTGAGGGATTATTGCGTAAATGGGCTGAAAACAAACAGAACTTAGTGCCAAATAGTAGGGGCAATTTGATGATTGCGCTTCCTAGTGGTGAAAAATTTAATCTTTATGGAAAAGCGCTCTATAACTGTCTTGAGAAGTGCTATACAATTGATACTAGTGAGGATATCTATAAGTTTGGGCATCTTATCTTTGATAAAAGAAATGACTTGTTTCATCAATTATTAGGTTTAGATCAGTCAAAGGTATTTGATTTTTGGGAAACTGATCGTCAGATTGATTGGGAGAAAAGAATAATCGGTTGTTTAAATTTTATTGCTAAAGAAGATTTGCCCAAAGAGTTTGAATCTATAGAAGAGGCGAGTTTAATGGCACAGGTACATGAGAAATTGGAGGAGGTAATTAAGTCTATCTCCTATTAGCTGATAAGTTATTGCTAGCTTTAATAGTATAAAATGAGTCTCCTACTAGCTAGGGGACGCGATCGATTGGAAACTTTGTTTATATTTATATAATAATACTAAATTGAACTTTCCCTACTCGCTAGGGGACGCGATTAATTGGAAATGCATCAGAATAACCAGCAAGACCTAATCCCTCATAAATTCTCCTACTCCTTAGGGGATGCGATCGATTGGAAATAATGTGTAGAGCCGCCCGTAATATGTGAGTGTGAGTCTCCTACTCGCTGGGGACGCGATCAATTGGAAACTTCATCCACCAAGCCTGTACTGATTTCTCACCTGTATCTCCTACTTGCTAGGGGACGCGATCAATTGGAAACAGCCAAACACCTTTAGGACTTGCGCCTGATGCAATTCTCCCTAATCGCTAGGGGACGCGATCAATTTGAAACTCGTTCAGCCATAGGTTCAGGATTGTGTCTATCATGTCGGGCATCTCCTACTTGCTAGGGGACGCGATCAATTGGAAACGGGAATCCCATGATTTACGCCGTAGTCTGGCAACTGTCTCCTACTCGCTAGGGGACGCGATCGATTGGAAACATCTACTACTTTGAATATGTAGATGTGGGTTTATAGTTCTCCTACTCGCTAGGGGACGTGATCGATTGGAAACGGGTAACGAATTTCTGGGTATTGCGTTACTGCTTTGTTCCCCTACTTGCTAGGGGACGCGATCGATTGGAAACAACTGAGCTTTTAGAAATACAATGTCGTTGATCGATATTCTCCTACTCGCTGGGGGACGCGATCGATTGGAAACTAGGTGCGCCCATCTTCTTGAGCATGGTCAAGTAGTCCCCTACTCGCTAGGAGACGCGATCGATTGGGAACGTAACTACCAACACAATGTACTGTTCAACATAGATATTCCCTACTCGCTAGGGGACGAGATCGATTGAAAACCCAATATCGACGGTCTGAGACTTGATTACGTGAGGACTTCCCTACTCGCTAGGGGACGCGATCGATTGGAAACATCAGCAAAGCAGGACGCACCAACACGCCACACTCATTCCCCTACTCGCTAGGGGACGCGATCAATTGGAAACTAACCACCTTCAATAAATGCTTGTACTGGTAAACGAAAGAATCCCCTACTCGCTAGGGGACGCGATCAATTGGAAACAGCTTGTCTGCAAAATGAACATAAAGCTTTGCGATTCTCCTACTCGCTAGGGGACGTGATCGATTGGAAATTTGAAAGTGCGGTGTGTCTACCATTTCCACCACTGGTCTCCTACTCGCTAGGGGACGCGATCAATTGGAAACAGTTTGTTGCTTTACCTTTCAGCCACACGTCCAATTCCTCCTACTCGCTAGGGGACGCGATCGATTGGAAACTTCACCCGTCAATCATTGTCCTGTCCTCAAATTTATCTCCTACTCGTTAGGGGACGCGATCGATTGGAAACTCTACAAGCCCTTTGTTTTTTTGCGCGATGCATTGCAATCTCCTACTCGCTAGGGGACGCGATCGATTGGAAACGATTGTGGGAAAACGAAGGCAAAAACTATCTTCGAGTTTCTCCTACTCGCTAGGGGACGAGATCGATTGGAAACAAAAAATGCTCGACGGCGGACGTTATTTTATACATTTCTCCTACTCGCTAGGGGACGCGATCGATTGGAAACTCCCATAAATTACATTTAGTTCCTAAATATCGCCATGTCTCCTACTCGTTAGGGGACGAGATCGATTGGAAACGACATGTAGAAAGACATATTAAATGTTGGTATATTCTCTCCTACTCGCTAGGGGACGCGATCGATTGGAAACACGATCGCATCTATCGCCATCGGTTTAGGAGATGGAACTCCTACTCGCTAGGGAACGAGATCGATTGGAAACTCCCAATTGTGGATATCTTCGCAAGCGTATTTGTCAAGTCTCCTACTCGCTAGGGGATGCGATCAATTGGAAACTCACAGAGATATGAACCTGTACCCCCACAACCTATGATTCTCCTACTCGTTAGGGGACGAGATCAATTGGAAACTGTACTAGAAGATCTGTGTATACTATTGAGTTAAAATCTCCTACTCGCTAGGGGACGCGATCGATTGGAAACAGTTCATCCCGCACACCCTCAATAAATTGGGTGAAGAGTCTCCTACTCGCTAGGGGATGCGATCGATTGGAAACGATTAAATCACCGCAGAAGGTACGGGGCTAGAAACATCTCCTACTCGCTAGGGGACGCGATCAATTAGAAACGGGTAAAATAGAACACGGACTCTTGTGCCAGTTTTGTCTCCTACTCGCTAGGGGACGCGATCGATTGGAAACGCCAGCTTGGTTCGTGCGATACGGATTGTTACTTGTTTCCCCTACTCGCTAGGGGACGCGATCGATTGGAAACCCTAACGAGTAAATCGTCACCGCTTCAGTACCAGATCTCCTACTCGCTGGGGGATGCGATCGATTGGAAACTCCTTACCAATAATGAAATCGTTGTTTTTTGAACGGTTCTCCTACTGCTAGGGGACGCGATCGATTGGAAACAGTCCAAACCAGTCAGTAGTCTTGGGGTCAACAATATTGAATTCTCCTACTCGCTAGGGGAAGCGATCAATTGGAAACTTGCGTGTTAAAGTAAATTCCATAATATTCTCCTTTTCTCCTACTCGCTAGGGGACGCGATCGATTGGAAACATAAAGTAGTCGGGCGTGTAGTTTTCGTCGCCTTTTTCCTCCCCTACTCGCTAGGGGAAGCGATCGATTGGAAACCACACACCAACTATGAAAATGCTGTACCGATACTTTGTCTCCTACTCGCTAGGGGAAGCGATCGATTGGAAACTCGCAATGCCATCAATATAAATGTGATAAATGTGTTCGGGGTTGAGATCTCCTACTCGCTAGGGGACGCGATCGATTGGAAACATCCAACTGCATTGTCAATCCTTTGATGAATTCGCTTCTCCTACTCGCTAGGGGACGCGATCGATTGGAAACTCAACTTCATCTAGCATCTCGTCTGCTGTAAGCAATCTCCTACTCGCTAGGGGACGCGATCGATTGGAAACTCAGCTACTTTCTTTCGGATTGCAATTGTGTCAGTCTCTCCTACTCGCTAGGGGACGCGATCGATTGGAAACCTAACAGCCTCATTCATTATCTCAATTTCGTTTAGTCTCCTACTCGCTGGGGGATGCGATCGATTGTTCTCTTGGTAAGGGAAAGGTCGCATATCCCAATTGTTAGAGGATGCGATCGCCTAATAAAAAAGCAGTCCGTCAAACAGGCTGCTTTTTTGTTCGCTTACTCACTCGAAAAGGCGATCGCTTAAAAATAACTTGTAATTTCTATTACAATGAGAACAAAGACCCGCAATTTTTATCGCTCCCATAGCGATCGCAAAGGTAAATTTCTATCTGGTCTAGGCTCCAAAAACATGAGTGCAAATTCACCTATAAACCCACAATCCAACCTCCCGACTAACTTTTTACCAGTCCTGCAAGATCGGCTGCAAAAATTCCTTGATGAGAATGAAGCTAGAGTTGATCAAGCCCACGCTCAGATCGTCCATGCCAAAGCGCTCTTAGCAAGCCTAGCTTCCGACACAATAGCAATTGGAAATCAAAGCGATCGGCATAAAACATTGAGTCGTCCACCTCGAAAAACACCAAAAGCCAAAAAGCGCCCATCTCTATTCGGCTCAGACAAAGACAAGATCTTGATTGGCAAAAAATTTGATGAGCCGTTAACAGAATTTCAGGATTATATTTGATGAGTGCTTTTTTATTTGATCGCCTTTTGATTTCTCAATCCATTTCTGAAAAGTTACCAATAACTCAGTTGTGATGGAAAATTTGAAAACTACCCTGTCGAAAGAATTTGGTAGCGAACAATATTACGATCGCCTAATAAAAAAGCAATCCGTCAAACAGGCTGCTTTTTTGTTTGCTTACTCACTCGAAAAGGCGATCGCCTGAAAACAACTTGCAATGAGGAAATTAAGTCCCATTAAAACTATCAGCCACTAGGCAATTCACCGAAGCGATCGCGATATTGCTGTAATAAAGCTTGGGCTTCAGCGAGTTGTTGGGTAGTTTGCTCTAGTCGTTGATTAACCTCAATGTATGAGTAAAACTTTGTGCCGTCGGGTTTGTAGAGTTGGAGGCGACCTGTGGATGTGTCAAAGCGGACTTCGAGGCGAGGACTTGTCCAGTTATCGGATTGGGCGATCGGTTCTAGTCCTTCGCTAGTGCGAATCCAGATGTCGAGAAAGTTGGCTTCGGGGTCATAGAGGTAATATTCTTCGACTTGGTGGCGATCGAAGAAGAGAAGCTTTTTGCTCATTTCAATGCGATCGTTACTGGGAGAGAGAATCTCGAAGACGACTTGAGGGGCGATGTTTTCTTCTTCCCATTGGCGATAGGAACCGCGATCGCCTTTGGGACGACCGAAAACCGCCATGACATCAGGGGCAGTGACAATTTTGGACTGTCCTTGAACGGGATACCAGAAAAGGTCGCCTGCAATGAAGACGTTAGGTTCGTTGATATAGAGTAGATCTAAGCCTTTTTTGATTTCAACGATGAGTTCAAACTGTTTGGTATTGTCTGCCATTGGCTTACCATCGCTGTCAGGGTAGATGATTTCAGGTTTGCTGATTTGACTGACCATGATGGTTGTCTCCTGAACTGGTGTTTGGATTGTTTTGATTATAGTGGAGATTTTTCGATATGTTTACGGAATTTGATAGCGACGATCTCGTCCCTTACTCGCTAGGGGACGAGATCACCTCATAAAAAGCAGTCCATCAAACAGGCTGCTTTTTTGTTTGCTTCCTCACGCGAACAGACGATCGCCTGAAAAGTACAATCCAAAATCTCTGATAAAATATAGGTGATGATCGCGGTAGGTAAACTTAAAAACCTATGCATTAGGAGCAGACAGAGCGTGACAGTCACTATTCCCATCAAATCTATTGACCTAAGACATGGTAGCGCGATCGCCATTCACTCTTTGAGTTGGCGTGATTGTGAAGACATCCTTAATGAGCTAGGTGAAGATCGCCATACTCGCATTGCATACTATCAAGGCACTTTAGAAATTATGTCCCCCCTATCAAGACATGAACGCCCCCATCGCCTCGCGGGTTATATTGTGACGGCAATTTTAGACGCGCAAGGGAGAGATTGGGAAGATTTTGGCTCAACCACCTTTTATCGAAAAGGAATGGCTGGTGTGGAACCTGATACTTGTCTGTATGTTACCAATGCGGCTTTAGTCCGTGATTGTCAGGAACGTATCGATGTCGATATTTATCCGCCGCCTGATTTAGCGATCGAGTCAGATGTAACTTCTAAGACCTTATTATCTGCTTACGAAGCGATCGCCGTGCCTGAAGTTTGGATTTATCGTGATGATAGCTTGAAGATATTTTTGCTCACTAATGGACATTATCTAGAGTCAGAGAGTAGCCTGCTTTTTCCAGATATGGCAATCAAAACGATAATTCCACAGCTTGTAAATCAAGCGATCGCTATCGGAACAAGCGCCATGTTAAGAGAGTTTCGCAAATCTCTAATTTGTGGTTACATCGTGACAGATTGTTTTACAAAAGAGGAGTATGAAAATGACTACAGTGATTCAAGCGCCAGTGATAAAGACAGTTACATCGCAGCAAATGACATTGGCGGAATTTTTGGCAAGCCCTGAGTCTGATCAGAATTATGAATTTATCGATGGTCAAGCTATAAGAAAAATGTCGCCAAAAAGATTTCATGCTTCTTTACAAGCAGAGTTATTGATTTTTTTGCGAACTCTGCTTCAAGGCAAAGGCTTTGTCTATCCAGAATGGGGAATCGTGTTAAAACGCAATAATCAGGATTGGTGTCCTGTACCTGATTTGACCTATATTTCGATAGAACGATTACCTAGTGATGTCGGGAATGAGATGTGTCCAGTACCGCCAGAGTTAGTAATTGAGATTATGTCAGAGGGACAGACTTTTAAGGAATTTGTGGCTAAGGCTGGTGATTATTTGAAAGCTGGGATATTACGAGTATGGGTTATCGATCCGATGAGCAGAACTTTGACGTTATTCTATCCCGATCGCCCTCCAGAGACTTATCAAGGCGATCGCCTATTAATCGATGAGTTATTCCCACATTTGGCTGTGACAGCAGAACAGTTTTTTGTAAAAGCAGGAATTTGAAAATCGGAGACAAGTAATTATGATAGGACTTACGCATCTGCCCTGCAATAAATTGCGGGCTAAAAGCTTAAACCTGTTGAAACAGGTTAGTTTGAGGCTTTCTTTAGTCAGTTTTAACTGACTTGAGCTTTGAGCCAAGAACTTTAGTTCTTGGTTGATTCTAGGCATTTTTATAATAAAAGCCCTAGCCTCATCTCATTCAAAGTCGGCTTACATATTGGTAATTGCTTATCGAAATTTGGGAGCTTTTAAAGGAAGTGTCAGTGGAATCTTCTACTCTCTAGGGAATGCGATCTCATACAAAGCATACACCATCCTTCTATATCAGGCTCCCATTCACAATAAAAAAGCGATCGCACACAACCCCAACGCCTCAGTCCACTCGACGATCGCACCATAGGTATCGCCAGTATGTCCACCGAGTTGACGGTTGAGCCATGCACCAATGAACCAAGAAAAACTAAAACCAATTACTGTTAAACCAATTCCCAGATAAAGTGAGTTGTAAAAATAAGCGATCGCTAAATTACCAATCGTTAATAAAATCGCGACTAGCCACACTTGCCAATGATGCAAATCCTCTTGATGAAATTTGCCTTTGCCGATCGCTTTGAGATAGGGATAAGCCATAATTGCTCGAAGCTGTCCCCATCTTGCCCAAGCCCAAATGCTGGTTAATATCCAAAATCGCTGATCCTTAATTGCGGCGAGAGCCATAACTTTTAATAGCAAA
This window contains:
- a CDS encoding Uma2 family endonuclease, yielding MVSQISKPEIIYPDSDGKPMADNTKQFELIVEIKKGLDLLYINEPNVFIAGDLFWYPVQGQSKIVTAPDVMAVFGRPKGDRGSYRQWEEENIAPQVVFEILSPSNDRIEMSKKLLFFDRHQVEEYYLYDPEANFLDIWIRTSEGLEPIAQSDNWTSPRLEVRFDTSTGRLQLYKPDGTKFYSYIEVNQRLEQTTQQLAEAQALLQQYRDRFGELPSG
- a CDS encoding Uma2 family endonuclease; the encoded protein is MTVTIPIKSIDLRHGSAIAIHSLSWRDCEDILNELGEDRHTRIAYYQGTLEIMSPLSRHERPHRLAGYIVTAILDAQGRDWEDFGSTTFYRKGMAGVEPDTCLYVTNAALVRDCQERIDVDIYPPPDLAIESDVTSKTLLSAYEAIAVPEVWIYRDDSLKIFLLTNGHYLESESSLLFPDMAIKTIIPQLVNQAIAIGTSAMLREFRKSLICGYIVTDCFTKEEYENDYSDSSASDKDSYIAANDIGGIFGKP
- a CDS encoding Uma2 family endonuclease, with product MTTVIQAPVIKTVTSQQMTLAEFLASPESDQNYEFIDGQAIRKMSPKRFHASLQAELLIFLRTLLQGKGFVYPEWGIVLKRNNQDWCPVPDLTYISIERLPSDVGNEMCPVPPELVIEIMSEGQTFKEFVAKAGDYLKAGILRVWVIDPMSRTLTLFYPDRPPETYQGDRLLIDELFPHLAVTAEQFFVKAGI
- the cobS gene encoding adenosylcobinamide-GDP ribazoletransferase, yielding MQYWRKFQASLIFYTCLPLRPQGTLDFRGIALYAPLIGILIGSAIASLDLGLGLIKPAPEFIYLRSLLTILLGLLITGGLHLDGAMDTADGLAVTDPSRRLEVMADSNTGAFGAIAGITILLLKVMALAAIKDQRFWILTSIWAWARWGQLRAIMAYPYLKAIGKGKFHQEDLHHWQVWLVAILLTIGNLAIAYFYNSLYLGIGLTVIGFSFSWFIGAWLNRQLGGHTGDTYGAIVEWTEALGLCAIAFLL